A single genomic interval of Pyrus communis chromosome 5, drPyrComm1.1, whole genome shotgun sequence harbors:
- the LOC137734131 gene encoding uncharacterized protein produces the protein MSGRMLKKVLREQEEEHGHVIESESEGEEESQQLNGKAKFNPFDLLNDDGDNDDDHEGDEPETVDEHLVVVPELKTKVGVASTNNQKSKKKKKKKSKEASYSSSGASNVEKPLDVILESISLDGPEKAASGKGCENLAKPCAPSALQVDPKYLNAENELRRIFGSKVVKSFEKHERSGGSSRMVRCGRRAAHIPRKTILVTASEHWHRWDGSLSMEFLGVIDGYHHFRYVHSSSYLQAQRAFEAAKATHDINGIASILLYSPYHLDSLITMAEYYKFSGEHQISAELISKCLYALECAWNPMFTPLQGNCQLKYSHETNKPLFTVLFTHMRNMDRRGCHRSALEVCKLLLSLDSDDPMGAMFCIDYFSLRAEEYAWLERFSEEYKSDNSLWLFPNFSYSLAICRLYLEKEESSKGAPENAKSTSADLMKQALMLHPSVLKKLVEKVPLKDKVWAQILKNPYFQADQVGIPSLDHLINIYVERNFLLWRLPDLQDLLRDAAQLVIETLRHDSSEKNDWACVRKEAFSSEKNEYAHLLVSDFSLSVPTAPPEVLQQFLGDPREGGHAPGNVANVGNPVEGGHAPRDVANRNAIAVLLESFLPWAHYGDRNGGGEEENQQNGQGPGNG, from the exons ATGTCCGGTCGAATGCTGAAGAAAGTTTTGagggaacaagaagaagaacacGGACACGTAATAGAATCCGAAtcagaaggagaagaagaaagccaGCAGCTCAACGGAAAAGCTAAATTCAATCCCTTTGATCTCCTCAACGACGACGGGGACAACGACGACGACCACGAG GGGGATGAACCTGAAACTGTTGATGAACACTTGGTTGTTGTGCCTGAGCTGAAAACGAAGGTTGGTGTAGCGTCAACCAAcaatcagaaatcaaagaagaagaaaaagaagaaaagcaaagaggcttcttattcttcttcggGTGCTTCCAATGTAGAAAAACCCCTGGATGTGATTCTTGAGTCGATCTCTTTGGATGGCCCCGAAAAAGCAGCCAGCGGAAAAGGTTGTGAGAATTTGGCTAAGCCATGTGCGCCCTCTGCGTTACAAGTGGATCCCAAGTACTTAAATGCTGAAAATGAGCTGCGGAGAATCTTTGGCTCTAAGGTGGTGAAGTCCTTTGAGAAACATGAGCGAAGTGGTGGCAGTTCTAGAATGGTGCGTTGTGGAAGACGTGCTGCTCATATTCCTAGAAAAACTATACTTGTCACTGCATCAGAGCATTGGCATCGCTGGGATGGttctttgtccatggaatttctTGGAGTGATTGATGGATACCACCACTTTCG ATATGTACATTCCTCATCCTACCTTCAAGCTCAGAGGGCATTTGAAGCTGCCAAAGCTACACATGACATCAATGGAATTGCAAGTATTTTGTTATACAGTCCTTATCATTTGGATTCGCTTATAACCATGGCAGAGTACTATAAGTTTTCGGGTGAACATCAAATATCAGCAGAACTTATCTCGAAGTGCTTATATGCTTTGGAATGTGCATGGAATCCAATGTTCACCCCCTTGCAGGGCAATTGCCAACTAAAATACAGCCATGAAACAAACAAGCCTCTGTTCACTGTACTTTTTACTCACATGAGAAATATGGATAGGCGTGGTTGCCATCGATCGGCTTTAGAAGTTTGCAAGTTGTTACTTTCACTAGATTCTGATGATCCAATGGGGGCCATGTTCTGCATTGACTATTTTTCATTGAGGGCGGAGGAGTATGCATGGCTAGAACGGTTCTCTGAAGAATATAAAAGTGATAACTCCTTGTGGttgtttccaaatttttcaTATTCCCTTGCCATTTGCCGTTTGTATCTTGAGAAGGAGGAATCTTCAAAAGGTGCACCGGAAAATGCTAAGTCTACTTCCGCTGATCTTATGAAGCAGGCATTGATGCTTCACCCCTCTGTTCTAAAGAAATTAGTGGAAAAGGTGCCTTTGAAGGACAAGGTGTGGgcacaaatacttaaaaatccaTATTTTCAAGCAGATCAAGTAGGAATCCCATCCTTGGATCACCTAATAAACATATATGTCGAGAGGAATTTTCTTCTATGGAGGCTTCCAGATCTGCAAGATTTGCTGAGGGATGCTGCACAGCTTGTGATCGAGACACTAAGACATGATAGTAGCGAGAAGAACGATTGGGCATGCGTGAGAAAAGAGGCATTCTCATCCGAGAAAAACGA GTACGCCCACTTGTTAGTTTCAGATTTCTCTTTGTCAGTGCCAACTGCCCCACCGGAAGTTTTGCAACAATTTTTGGGTGATCCAAGGGAGGGCGGTCATGCTCCCGGTAACGTTGCAAATGTGGGCAATCCAGTGGAGGGCGGCCATGCTCCACGCGATGTTGCAAATCGAAATGCAATCGCAGTCTTGTTGGAGTCATTTCTACCATGGGCTCATTATGGAGATAGAAACGGAGGCGGTGAGgaggaaaatcaacaaaatgGACAGGGTCCAGGCAATGGATAG